The following coding sequences are from one Paenarthrobacter ureafaciens window:
- the asd gene encoding aspartate-semialdehyde dehydrogenase — translation MTTAANPSVGLVGWRGMVGSVLMHRMQEENDFANINPVFFSTSNAGGAAPSFADGAGKLEDAFDIETLAKLPIIVTAQGGDYTKQVHGELRRRGWDGLWIDAASTLRMNDDSIIVLDPINRDVIDAGLSGGVKDFIGGNCTVSCMLMGLGGLFKNNLVEWGTSMTYQAASGGGARHMRELLNQFGTLNNEVSSELEDPASAILEIDRKVLATQRTGVDATQFGVPLAGSLIPWIDADLGNGQSKEEWKAGVETNKILGTGKGTAGKEHIAMDGLCVRIGAMRSHSQALTLKLREDLSVTEIENLLAKDNEWAKVVPNTKEASMAELTPVAASGTLDIPVGRIRKLEMGPEYISAFTVGDQLLWGAAEPLRRMLNIVTGKL, via the coding sequence ATGACTACAGCAGCTAATCCGTCCGTAGGACTGGTCGGTTGGCGTGGCATGGTCGGCTCCGTCCTGATGCACCGCATGCAGGAAGAGAACGACTTCGCCAACATCAACCCGGTATTTTTCTCCACCTCGAACGCAGGAGGTGCCGCCCCGTCGTTCGCTGATGGGGCCGGCAAGCTCGAGGATGCGTTCGATATTGAGACGCTTGCCAAGCTGCCGATTATTGTCACCGCACAGGGCGGCGACTACACCAAGCAGGTCCACGGCGAACTCCGCAGACGTGGCTGGGACGGCCTCTGGATCGACGCCGCCTCCACCCTCCGCATGAACGACGATTCGATCATCGTGCTGGATCCGATCAACCGCGACGTCATCGATGCCGGGCTCTCCGGCGGCGTGAAGGACTTCATCGGCGGCAACTGCACGGTTTCCTGCATGCTGATGGGCCTCGGCGGGCTGTTCAAGAACAACCTCGTGGAGTGGGGTACGTCCATGACGTACCAGGCCGCTTCCGGTGGCGGCGCCCGCCACATGCGCGAGCTCCTGAACCAGTTCGGCACGCTCAACAACGAGGTCAGCAGCGAACTCGAGGACCCCGCTTCCGCCATCCTTGAGATCGACCGCAAGGTCCTGGCTACCCAGCGCACCGGCGTTGACGCCACCCAGTTCGGTGTCCCGCTGGCCGGCTCCCTGATTCCATGGATTGATGCCGACCTCGGCAACGGCCAGTCCAAGGAAGAATGGAAGGCCGGCGTCGAGACCAACAAGATCCTCGGTACCGGCAAGGGCACCGCAGGCAAGGAGCACATCGCCATGGACGGGCTGTGTGTCCGCATTGGTGCGATGCGTTCGCACTCGCAGGCCCTGACCCTCAAGCTCCGCGAGGACCTGTCCGTCACGGAGATCGAGAACCTCCTGGCCAAGGACAACGAGTGGGCCAAGGTTGTGCCCAACACCAAGGAAGCCTCCATGGCCGAGCTGACCCCCGTGGCAGCGTCCGGCACGCTGGACATCCCGGTTGGCCGTATCCGCAAGCTCGAAATGGGCCCGGAATACATCAGCGCCTTCACCGTGGGCGACCAGCTCCTGTGGGGTGCGGCCGAACCGCTGCGCCGCATGCTGAACATCGTGACGGGCAAGCTCTAG
- a CDS encoding winged helix DNA-binding domain-containing protein has translation MPIGKRSPTPAVIGRLRLANQGLLGGKRASVPDAVRWMTAMQAQDLGHALWAVGQRVAGPGASEVRAALDAGTVVRSWPMRGTLHLVAPEDLRWMLGITSGRLLQSLRTRHRVLNITPDDISHARDVALETIATLSRDTEAAGASREQLFAAFEEAGQVTKAQRGIHLIACLCQEASLVQGPMAGTKGNAGVQQLFVPFDQWIRDSRAVDREPGIAEWFLRYIHSHGPATVRDFAWWTQVPLSEARAALSAVQNQLVELPFGDASYWMSQETAAMLDDGVPGARSVLALPGFDEFLLGYQDRSLVLAPEYAELVVPGKNGVFKRIIVAGGGVVGTWARTGTGKSAGVVPEPFTGTLGPSAERSFLAQARAYLKFMES, from the coding sequence ATGCCTATCGGGAAGCGGAGCCCCACACCTGCCGTGATCGGCCGTCTGCGGCTCGCCAACCAGGGTCTGTTGGGCGGGAAGCGTGCTTCTGTTCCCGACGCCGTCCGGTGGATGACTGCCATGCAAGCCCAGGATCTGGGTCATGCGCTGTGGGCGGTTGGCCAGAGGGTGGCGGGACCGGGAGCCTCCGAGGTCCGGGCGGCGCTGGACGCCGGGACCGTGGTCCGGTCCTGGCCGATGCGCGGTACGTTGCATTTGGTGGCGCCGGAGGACCTGCGGTGGATGCTGGGAATCACCAGCGGGCGGCTCCTGCAGTCACTGCGGACCAGGCACCGTGTACTGAACATCACACCGGATGACATCAGTCATGCCCGCGACGTGGCTTTGGAGACCATTGCCACCCTGTCGAGGGACACTGAGGCAGCAGGCGCCAGCCGGGAGCAGCTATTCGCGGCGTTCGAGGAAGCGGGCCAGGTCACCAAAGCCCAACGGGGCATCCACCTCATAGCTTGTTTGTGCCAGGAGGCGTCACTGGTCCAGGGGCCCATGGCCGGAACCAAAGGCAATGCGGGGGTGCAGCAGTTGTTTGTCCCTTTCGACCAGTGGATCAGGGACTCACGTGCCGTGGATCGCGAGCCCGGCATCGCCGAATGGTTCCTCCGCTACATCCACAGCCATGGCCCGGCCACTGTCCGCGACTTCGCGTGGTGGACCCAGGTGCCGCTCAGCGAGGCCCGGGCGGCGCTGAGCGCCGTCCAGAATCAATTGGTGGAGCTGCCGTTCGGGGATGCAAGCTACTGGATGTCGCAGGAGACGGCTGCAATGCTCGACGACGGCGTTCCCGGCGCCCGCTCGGTGCTGGCCCTCCCCGGGTTTGACGAATTCCTGCTCGGTTACCAGGACCGGAGCCTGGTGCTCGCTCCTGAGTATGCCGAACTTGTAGTGCCCGGCAAGAACGGGGTCTTCAAACGGATCATCGTTGCCGGGGGTGGCGTGGTGGGGACGTGGGCCAGGACGGGAACAGGGAAGTCAGCCGGAGTGGTCCCGGAACCGTTCACGGGAACACTTGGACCGTCTGCGGAACGGTCCTTCCTGGCGCAGGCCCGTGCCTACCTGAAGTTCATGGAGAGCTGA
- a CDS encoding UDP-N-acetylmuramate dehydrogenase has protein sequence MTQTLLSELTTAAVGGPAGTFVEARTEAEIIDAVRSADAAGEKLLIIGGGSNLLISDDGYPGTVLKISSEGFTVNAEDSCGGVSVVVQAGHNWDALVEHAVKHAWSGLEALSGIPGATGATPVQNVGAYGADVSQTIAAVRTWDRESNAVRTFTNSELTFGYRDSILKQTTVEGSPRFVVLTVEFQLPLGRMSAPIRYAELARVLGVEVGKRAYSNDVRREVLRLRASKGMVLDADDRDTYSTGSFFTNPIVSKEQAEALPADAPRYPAGSDGLVKLSAAWLIDRAGFGKGYGLEESSVSGGRASLSTKHTLAITNRGSASAADMAAIAREVRSGVVDRFGIELHPEPLLIGVSL, from the coding sequence GTGACCCAGACGCTGCTTTCCGAATTGACCACAGCTGCCGTGGGCGGCCCCGCCGGCACCTTTGTGGAGGCACGTACCGAGGCGGAAATCATCGACGCCGTCCGCTCGGCTGACGCCGCGGGGGAGAAGCTCCTCATCATCGGCGGCGGATCCAATCTATTGATCTCCGACGACGGCTACCCCGGTACAGTCCTCAAAATCTCTTCCGAGGGCTTCACAGTCAACGCCGAGGACAGCTGCGGGGGAGTCTCCGTGGTGGTCCAGGCAGGACACAACTGGGATGCCTTGGTTGAACACGCCGTGAAGCACGCCTGGTCCGGCCTGGAAGCGCTCTCCGGGATTCCCGGCGCAACGGGAGCCACCCCGGTCCAAAACGTAGGAGCCTACGGTGCTGATGTTTCGCAGACCATTGCTGCCGTACGAACGTGGGACCGGGAAAGCAACGCAGTCCGCACCTTCACCAACTCCGAGCTCACGTTCGGCTACCGTGACTCCATCCTGAAGCAGACCACTGTGGAGGGTTCGCCGCGGTTCGTGGTCCTCACGGTTGAATTCCAACTGCCGCTGGGCAGGATGAGCGCCCCCATCCGCTACGCCGAACTTGCCCGCGTGCTCGGGGTCGAGGTGGGCAAACGGGCGTATTCCAACGATGTCCGGCGGGAGGTGCTCAGGCTGCGTGCGTCCAAGGGCATGGTGCTGGACGCCGACGATCGCGACACCTACTCAACGGGTTCGTTCTTCACTAATCCGATCGTGTCCAAGGAACAGGCCGAGGCGTTGCCTGCGGACGCCCCCAGGTACCCGGCAGGATCCGACGGGTTGGTGAAACTGTCCGCCGCCTGGTTGATTGACCGTGCAGGATTCGGCAAGGGCTACGGGCTGGAGGAGTCCAGTGTTTCCGGGGGCAGGGCATCGCTGTCCACCAAGCACACCTTGGCCATCACCAACCGTGGCTCCGCCTCGGCTGCGGACATGGCGGCCATTGCGCGCGAGGTGCGTTCCGGCGTCGTGGATCGCTTTGGGATTGAACTGCACCCCGAACCGCTGCTGATCGGCGTTTCGCTGTAG
- a CDS encoding MaoC family dehydratase translates to MSPVFADLAVGQEIGNRTIEVTRQDLVKYAGASGDFNPIHWNEAFATSVELPGVIAHGMFTMGAAVQLVSDWAGDPAAVADYQTRFTKPVLVTDTTGTDEPGAVIEVTGAVGALDAEAGTARIDLTVVAAGQKVLMKSQAVVKLS, encoded by the coding sequence ATGAGCCCCGTTTTCGCAGACCTGGCAGTCGGCCAGGAAATTGGCAACCGCACCATCGAAGTCACCCGCCAGGACCTGGTCAAATACGCAGGTGCTTCCGGAGACTTCAACCCCATCCATTGGAACGAGGCATTCGCCACGTCAGTGGAACTTCCCGGCGTCATCGCCCACGGCATGTTCACCATGGGTGCAGCGGTACAGCTGGTCAGCGACTGGGCAGGCGATCCGGCCGCCGTCGCTGACTACCAGACCCGCTTCACCAAGCCGGTGCTGGTGACCGACACCACGGGAACGGATGAGCCCGGAGCGGTCATCGAGGTGACCGGCGCGGTGGGTGCGCTCGACGCCGAGGCGGGTACCGCCCGCATTGACCTCACCGTGGTGGCCGCCGGCCAGAAGGTCCTCATGAAGTCGCAGGCAGTGGTCAAGCTCTCCTAG
- a CDS encoding FAS1-like dehydratase domain-containing protein encodes MSINPDLQGRSYPAAEVYDVGREKIREFAKAVKATHQAHFDVETARALGHRDLVAPPTFAIIIAQRADAQLVEDPEAGIDFSRVVHADQRFTHHRPIVAGDRLVAELHVDGVRAMGGGAMITTRSEIFALADGDSREKVATTTSSILVRGEGQ; translated from the coding sequence ATGAGTATCAATCCGGACCTGCAGGGCCGCAGCTACCCTGCCGCAGAGGTTTACGACGTCGGCCGTGAGAAAATCCGCGAGTTCGCCAAGGCAGTAAAGGCCACCCACCAGGCGCACTTCGACGTCGAAACGGCGCGGGCCCTGGGCCATCGCGACCTCGTGGCGCCTCCCACGTTTGCCATCATCATTGCCCAGCGTGCTGACGCGCAGCTGGTGGAGGATCCCGAAGCCGGGATCGATTTCTCCCGCGTTGTCCACGCAGACCAGCGCTTCACGCACCATCGCCCGATCGTCGCCGGGGACCGTCTGGTAGCCGAGCTGCACGTCGACGGCGTACGCGCCATGGGAGGCGGCGCCATGATCACCACGCGTTCGGAAATCTTTGCCCTGGCCGACGGTGACAGCCGTGAAAAGGTCGCAACCACCACCTCGTCCATCCTGGTCCGGGGAGAGGGACAGTAA
- a CDS encoding DUF3188 domain-containing protein — MLNEFWANASTGYKVLVFSAMGLIAAGVILSIAANTSGNQGLAMASLGVLGLGLVLHVTGLVIRGQQIRKSYKK; from the coding sequence GTGCTGAACGAATTCTGGGCCAACGCCTCCACCGGGTACAAAGTGCTGGTTTTCAGCGCCATGGGACTCATTGCGGCAGGCGTCATCCTGTCCATCGCCGCAAACACCTCGGGCAACCAAGGACTCGCCATGGCATCCCTGGGCGTCCTCGGCCTGGGCCTGGTACTCCATGTCACCGGACTCGTGATCCGCGGCCAGCAGATCCGCAAGAGCTACAAGAAATAG
- a CDS encoding HpcH/HpaI aldolase/citrate lyase family protein, with amino-acid sequence MTSSIAAESVRPTRNIPADIARSWLLVNAMKTELFDESAGSRADAIILDIEDAVDPSQKDTARENVVNWLTAGGQAWVRINDATSPFWADDLAGLRGTPGLLGVMLAKTESADQVTESFHRMDGKTPVIPLVESALGIEEANHIARAQGAFRLAFGSGDFRRDTGMAATPEAMAYPRAKLVVASRVGNLPGPIDGPTVGTNHPILREQTGITVTMGMTGKLCLAIDQTTVINEVISPTPSDVAWATDFMNDFEANGRVIRDGSDLPRLGRAEKIMKLAVAFGVQPSL; translated from the coding sequence ATGACCTCTAGCATCGCCGCCGAATCAGTTCGGCCCACCCGTAACATCCCTGCCGATATCGCCCGTTCCTGGCTCCTCGTGAATGCCATGAAGACGGAACTTTTCGACGAATCCGCAGGCTCACGGGCAGATGCCATCATCCTCGACATCGAGGACGCCGTTGACCCGTCGCAGAAGGACACCGCCCGGGAGAACGTGGTCAACTGGCTGACCGCCGGCGGCCAGGCATGGGTCCGCATCAATGACGCCACCAGCCCTTTCTGGGCCGATGACCTCGCCGGGCTGCGCGGCACCCCTGGCTTGCTCGGTGTCATGCTGGCCAAGACCGAATCCGCCGACCAGGTGACCGAGTCTTTCCACCGGATGGACGGCAAGACCCCGGTCATTCCGCTGGTTGAATCCGCCCTCGGCATCGAGGAAGCCAACCACATCGCCCGCGCCCAGGGTGCCTTCCGCCTGGCCTTCGGTTCCGGTGATTTCCGCCGCGACACCGGCATGGCAGCAACTCCGGAAGCCATGGCTTACCCGCGGGCCAAGCTCGTGGTCGCCAGCCGCGTCGGCAACCTTCCGGGTCCCATCGACGGACCCACCGTCGGCACCAACCACCCCATCCTCCGTGAGCAGACCGGCATCACCGTGACCATGGGCATGACCGGCAAGCTCTGCCTGGCCATTGACCAGACCACGGTCATCAACGAGGTCATCAGCCCAACGCCGTCGGACGTCGCCTGGGCGACCGATTTCATGAACGACTTCGAGGCCAACGGCCGTGTCATCCGCGACGGCTCAGACCTGCCGCGCCTGGGCCGTGCAGAAAAGATCATGAAGCTCGCGGTGGCCTTCGGGGTCCAGCCTTCCCTCTAG
- a CDS encoding ABC transporter substrate-binding protein has product MKLQLPLLSVAAAVVLALTVSGCGGSAEAGPADPSAQVKELRYQGSANNVTFPELAADLGYLGDIKLNWVGNTTSGPQDIQSAATNQTDFGGAFSGAVVKLIEAGSPVKAVTNYYGSDQKTFSGYYVKADSDIKGPKDLIGKKVAVNTLGAHHEAVINTWLTKNGLSQDEIKQVQLVPLAPNDTEEAIRRGQVDVGTLGGVLQDRAVEAGGLRSLFSDVELFGTFAGGQIVFRTDFIQKNPGTTRTFTTGVAKAIKWAAETPRDEVIARFAKIIEGRGRNESTANLKFWKSPGVPDAGVITDSDFTKWEAWLNSSGIVKGDLTPSKYYTNDYNGLAGGSADTATTSTAKKG; this is encoded by the coding sequence ATGAAACTGCAACTGCCCCTGCTGAGCGTCGCGGCCGCCGTCGTACTAGCCCTGACGGTCTCCGGCTGCGGCGGTTCAGCCGAAGCCGGTCCGGCCGACCCGTCCGCCCAAGTCAAGGAACTTCGCTACCAAGGTTCGGCGAACAACGTGACCTTCCCGGAACTGGCAGCAGACCTGGGTTACCTGGGTGACATCAAGCTCAACTGGGTGGGCAACACCACCAGCGGCCCGCAGGACATCCAGTCCGCCGCCACCAACCAGACGGACTTCGGCGGCGCGTTCTCCGGCGCGGTGGTCAAACTCATCGAAGCGGGCTCCCCCGTCAAGGCCGTCACCAACTACTACGGCTCGGACCAGAAAACCTTCAGCGGGTACTACGTCAAAGCCGACAGCGACATCAAGGGTCCCAAGGACCTGATCGGGAAGAAGGTGGCCGTCAATACCCTCGGAGCCCACCACGAGGCCGTGATCAATACCTGGCTGACGAAGAACGGACTCAGCCAGGACGAGATCAAGCAAGTCCAACTGGTGCCTTTGGCCCCGAATGACACGGAAGAAGCGATCCGCCGCGGGCAGGTGGACGTTGGAACGCTCGGCGGCGTCCTGCAGGACCGCGCCGTCGAAGCAGGCGGCCTCCGCTCCCTGTTCAGCGATGTGGAACTGTTCGGCACGTTCGCCGGCGGCCAGATCGTCTTCCGCACCGACTTCATCCAGAAGAATCCGGGCACCACACGCACCTTCACCACCGGAGTTGCCAAGGCCATCAAGTGGGCAGCTGAAACGCCCCGCGACGAGGTCATAGCCCGGTTCGCCAAGATCATCGAGGGCCGGGGCCGCAACGAGAGTACGGCCAACCTGAAGTTCTGGAAGAGCCCCGGTGTTCCCGACGCCGGCGTGATCACGGATTCGGACTTCACCAAGTGGGAAGCGTGGCTCAACTCCTCGGGCATCGTGAAGGGCGATCTCACGCCGTCCAAGTACTACACCAACGACTACAACGGGCTCGCCGGTGGCTCCGCGGACACTGCGACTACAAGCACTGCGAAGAAGGGATAG
- a CDS encoding ABC transporter ATP-binding protein produces MTAKISLRNVSKEFTVRASKGGPATRLTAIDSLNLDVRDGEFLTLVGPSGSGKTTLLDLLAGLSTPTSGEVLVDGQPVTGPGKDRAVVFQQYALFPWRTASANVSIGLEGPGPDGRKLNRRERAAKAKEYLALVGLAGFEDRFPHELSGGMKQRVAIARSLAYEPDVLLMDEPFAALDAQTREQLQDELLRIWKATGKTIVFITHGIDEAVYLGQRVAVLSARPGRLKEIVEITIPDRDGDQDVRSNPAFVEHRHQVWTLLHDEVRRAQDAGHRKILPDGSAPDEPATATERSAA; encoded by the coding sequence ATGACAGCCAAAATCAGCTTGCGCAACGTCAGCAAGGAATTCACCGTCAGGGCAAGCAAGGGTGGCCCGGCCACACGGCTCACGGCCATCGACTCGCTCAACCTCGACGTCCGCGACGGCGAGTTCCTCACGTTGGTGGGACCCAGCGGTTCGGGCAAGACCACTTTGCTGGACCTGCTTGCGGGCCTCTCCACCCCGACCTCCGGCGAGGTCCTGGTGGACGGCCAACCCGTGACGGGACCCGGCAAGGACCGCGCAGTGGTGTTCCAGCAATACGCCCTCTTTCCATGGCGGACAGCATCGGCGAACGTTTCCATCGGATTGGAAGGCCCCGGGCCGGACGGCAGGAAGCTGAACCGGCGCGAACGGGCGGCCAAGGCCAAGGAATACCTGGCCCTGGTGGGCTTGGCCGGCTTCGAAGACCGTTTTCCGCACGAGCTCTCCGGCGGGATGAAGCAACGCGTGGCGATCGCGCGGAGCCTTGCCTACGAACCGGACGTGCTGCTGATGGACGAACCGTTCGCCGCGTTGGACGCCCAGACCCGTGAACAGCTGCAGGACGAACTCCTGCGGATCTGGAAGGCAACAGGCAAGACCATCGTGTTCATTACCCATGGAATCGACGAGGCCGTGTACCTGGGCCAACGCGTCGCCGTGCTCAGTGCCCGTCCGGGCCGGCTCAAGGAAATCGTGGAGATCACTATCCCGGACCGCGACGGGGACCAGGACGTCAGGTCCAACCCTGCGTTCGTTGAGCACCGGCACCAGGTCTGGACACTGCTCCACGACGAGGTCCGGCGAGCGCAGGATGCCGGGCACCGCAAGATCCTGCCCGACGGCAGCGCACCGGACGAACCCGCCACTGCTACTGAAAGGAGTGCGGCCTGA
- a CDS encoding ABC transporter permease, with product MTTTLTQEQQTATSAPGPAAAVEPSAAAHPAAARTTPEPSAGRRLANAAGSVVWKSTAVLAFLALWELGPTYLASPSTKVFLPPLHEVLAAWARLFEAGTIQGHITASLTRSVAGFGAALVAGVALGLLIAWYGRLNSVLNPLLELFRNTAALALLPVFTLLLGIGEESKISIVAYAAFFPVLLNTIAGVKTVDPLLIRAARSLGLGSFRLFQKVILPSAVPTIFTGIRMAGTASILVLIAAEMVGAKAGLGYLIVNAQSSFLIPDMYAGILTVSLLGLAVNFLLVALERHFSRWRTAVGSAAS from the coding sequence ATGACCACCACCCTCACTCAAGAACAACAAACGGCAACGTCCGCACCCGGGCCGGCTGCCGCCGTCGAGCCTTCCGCTGCGGCCCATCCTGCAGCAGCCCGTACGACGCCGGAACCATCGGCCGGGCGGCGTCTCGCCAACGCTGCCGGTTCGGTCGTGTGGAAGTCCACTGCCGTCCTTGCCTTCCTGGCGCTCTGGGAGCTGGGCCCGACGTACCTGGCCAGCCCGTCCACCAAGGTCTTCCTTCCCCCGCTGCACGAAGTCCTGGCTGCCTGGGCCAGGTTGTTCGAGGCCGGAACCATCCAAGGGCACATCACTGCGAGCCTCACAAGGTCTGTTGCAGGTTTCGGTGCTGCGTTGGTGGCCGGTGTTGCGCTGGGGCTGTTGATCGCCTGGTACGGGCGGCTGAATTCGGTGCTCAACCCCTTGCTGGAGCTGTTCCGCAACACCGCTGCCTTGGCGTTGCTCCCGGTGTTCACTCTCCTGCTGGGCATCGGCGAAGAGTCGAAGATCAGCATCGTGGCCTACGCCGCGTTCTTCCCCGTGCTGCTCAACACGATCGCCGGCGTGAAAACCGTGGATCCACTCCTTATCCGGGCCGCGCGTTCCTTGGGGTTGGGCAGCTTCCGCTTGTTCCAGAAAGTCATCCTGCCCTCCGCGGTTCCCACCATCTTCACGGGCATCCGCATGGCAGGCACGGCCTCCATCCTGGTCCTGATCGCCGCCGAGATGGTGGGCGCCAAGGCAGGCCTCGGGTACCTGATCGTCAACGCCCAAAGCAGCTTCCTCATCCCTGACATGTATGCCGGGATCCTCACGGTGTCCCTGCTGGGGCTTGCCGTGAACTTCCTGCTGGTCGCCTTGGAGCGGCACTTCTCCCGCTGGCGCACCGCCGTGGGTTCAGCGGCTTCCTGA
- a CDS encoding TauD/TfdA dioxygenase family protein produces MTVITETKLEFRKLGARIGAEIRGLDISGDLSADTVAQIRAALNEHKALVFREANILTDEAQVKFASHFGPLTKAHPTVASVEGEENVLPVDSENGSANNWHTDVTFVVNPPQASTLRSIDLPAYGGETLIASSAGAYRDLPDELRNFADTLWAIHTNDYDYSVPKNLEHTNAEERRKEFTRLKFETAHPVVRVHPLTGERGLFIGGFAQRLRIVGLSNTESKDIIRLLQAYVTRPENVFRVNWEPNQVVLFDNRITQHYAPDNYDGQPRKLNRVTIAGDIPVGTDGRQSQPIQGDSSTYSVVAGLS; encoded by the coding sequence ATGACCGTCATTACCGAAACCAAACTTGAGTTCCGGAAGCTTGGAGCCCGAATCGGGGCCGAAATCCGGGGCCTGGACATCTCCGGAGATCTGAGCGCGGACACCGTGGCGCAGATCCGTGCTGCCCTCAACGAACACAAGGCGCTCGTCTTCCGTGAGGCGAACATCCTGACGGACGAAGCCCAGGTGAAGTTCGCTTCCCACTTCGGTCCGCTCACCAAGGCACACCCCACCGTGGCGTCCGTGGAGGGTGAAGAGAACGTCCTTCCGGTGGACAGCGAGAACGGCTCCGCGAACAACTGGCACACCGACGTCACGTTCGTGGTGAACCCGCCCCAGGCCTCCACCCTTCGCAGCATCGACCTGCCGGCCTACGGCGGCGAGACCCTGATCGCGTCCTCCGCCGGAGCCTACCGCGACCTCCCGGACGAACTTCGGAACTTCGCGGACACCCTCTGGGCCATCCACACCAACGACTACGACTACTCCGTTCCAAAGAACCTGGAGCACACCAACGCCGAGGAACGCCGCAAGGAATTCACGCGGCTGAAGTTCGAGACTGCCCACCCGGTGGTTCGGGTCCACCCCTTGACCGGCGAGCGCGGATTGTTCATTGGGGGCTTCGCGCAGCGTCTGCGGATCGTGGGTCTGTCCAACACCGAATCGAAGGACATCATCCGGCTCCTGCAGGCCTACGTCACCCGTCCGGAGAACGTGTTCCGGGTGAATTGGGAGCCCAACCAAGTGGTGTTGTTCGACAACCGGATCACCCAGCACTACGCACCGGACAACTACGACGGGCAGCCCCGCAAACTGAACCGCGTGACCATTGCCGGGGACATCCCGGTGGGCACGGACGGCAGGCAGAGCCAGCCGATCCAAGGCGACTCGAGCACGTACTCCGTGGTGGCCGGGCTGTCCTAG
- a CDS encoding aldo/keto reductase yields the protein MDNVNGRGRLIYGCMGLGGSWDNNHYGAAEIDQAAAVIESARGIGIGLFDHADIYRRGKSEAVFGEVLVRSPGLREKIRLQTKCGIRLAEGGRDGHYDLSREAILERVNGSLQRLQTDYVDVLLLHRPDPLMDAREVADAVGQLMAEGKVRHVGVSNMSGAQIAYLQDRLQTPIVANQLEMSLLRRDWLESTVLVNHPEGRENSFPHGTLELCMDRGIELQAYGSLAQGRYTGAGADSPAEAAASEMLVRLAAEKNTTPESVLLAWLMKHPARISPVVGTTNLSRIGACADAVAVAGSMTRAEWYGLWITARGSNLP from the coding sequence ATGGATAACGTGAACGGGCGGGGACGCCTCATCTATGGCTGCATGGGACTCGGCGGGTCCTGGGATAACAACCACTACGGTGCTGCGGAAATCGACCAGGCCGCCGCGGTGATTGAATCGGCGCGGGGAATCGGCATCGGCTTGTTCGACCACGCTGATATCTACCGCCGGGGTAAGTCCGAAGCTGTTTTTGGGGAAGTCCTCGTCCGTTCCCCCGGTCTGCGGGAGAAGATCCGGTTGCAGACCAAATGCGGTATCAGGCTGGCAGAAGGAGGCCGGGACGGCCACTACGACCTCAGTCGCGAAGCCATCCTGGAACGGGTCAACGGGAGCCTGCAACGGCTCCAAACGGACTACGTGGACGTGCTGCTCCTGCACCGTCCGGATCCCCTCATGGACGCGCGCGAGGTGGCGGACGCCGTCGGGCAGTTAATGGCCGAAGGCAAGGTGCGGCACGTGGGTGTATCCAACATGTCCGGCGCCCAGATCGCGTACCTGCAGGACCGGCTGCAGACGCCCATCGTGGCGAACCAGCTGGAGATGAGCCTGCTGCGCCGGGACTGGCTGGAAAGCACGGTGCTGGTGAACCATCCCGAAGGGCGGGAGAACAGTTTTCCGCACGGGACGCTTGAGCTGTGCATGGACAGGGGCATCGAACTCCAGGCCTATGGTTCGTTGGCGCAGGGCCGGTATACGGGAGCGGGTGCCGACTCACCGGCAGAAGCTGCGGCGTCGGAGATGCTGGTCCGCCTGGCGGCGGAGAAGAACACTACTCCTGAATCAGTGCTGCTTGCGTGGCTCATGAAGCATCCGGCAAGGATTTCGCCGGTGGTGGGGACCACCAACCTTTCGCGGATCGGTGCATGTGCGGATGCCGTTGCCGTAGCCGGCAGCATGACCCGCGCCGAATGGTACGGGCTGTGGATCACGGCCCGCGGCTCGAACCTCCCCTAA